The following are encoded in a window of Manihot esculenta cultivar AM560-2 chromosome 8, M.esculenta_v8, whole genome shotgun sequence genomic DNA:
- the LOC110620282 gene encoding uncharacterized proline-rich protein isoform X3 has translation MSYHRLDNPPPPPGHPPSYPPPGYPPPPRAGYQDYFDEGYPPPPPPPPPPPPVTSMEYRQEDAGCRSFLKGWNS, from the exons ATGAGCTACCATCGTCTTGACAACCCTCCACCTCCACCAG GGCATCCACCTTCATATCCTCCACCAGGCTATCCACCACCTCCGCGAGCTGGTTATCAAGATTACTTCGATGAGGGCTACCCTCCACCACCgcctccacctccacctccacctcctgTAACTTCTATGGAGTACCGCCAAGAGGACGCTGGTTGCCGTTCATTTCTGAAGGGATG GAATTCTTGA
- the LOC110620281 gene encoding GEM-like protein 5 translates to MANTPQDPKIHYPSKEAESHDPSQPHQPPPKEETEKWGTHIMGSPAAPTVHPDNQKAASWNAADHQQIYQQPYLVYSPIEKPTNNPLEPVIQAFNTWSRKAEDIARNIWHNLTTGPSVSEAAWGKVNLTAKAITEGGFESLFKHIFETDPNEKLKKTFACYLSTSTGPVAGTLYLSTARVAFCSDRPLSFMAPSGQETWCYYKVMIPLNKIAQVNPVVMKENPPEKYIQMVTVDGHDFWFMGFVNFEKACHNLLDAVSSFRATATAV, encoded by the exons ATGGCGAACACTCCACAAGACCCCAAAATCCATTATCCATCTAAAGAAGCAGAATCCCATGACCCCTCACAGCCTCATCAACCACCGCCAAAGGAGGAAACTGAGAAATGGGGCACCCACATCATGGGATCACCGGCAGCCCCTACTGTCCACCCTGACAACCAGAAAGCAGCCTCATGGAACGCCGCTGACCACCAGCAAATCTATCAGCAGCCTTACCTTGTGTATTCCCCTATAGAGAAGCCAACCAACAACCCTCTTGAACCTGTGATCCAAGCCTTCAATACGTGGAGCAGGAAGGCGGAAGATATAGCCCGGAACATCTGGCACAACC TTACAACGGGGCCTTCAGTGTCTGAAGCTGCATGGGGTAAGGTGAATTTGACAGCGAAAGCAATCACAGAAGGTGGTTTCGAGTCTCTCTTCAAGCATATTTTCGAAACTGATCCGAACGAGAAGCTGAAGAAGACTTTTGCTTGTTACCTTTCAACATCCACTGGCCCTGTTGCTGGAACCCTCTATCTGTCGACTGCTCGGGTAGCTTTCTGCAGTGACCGTCCCCTTTCCTTTATGGCTCCATCAGGGCAGGAGACTTGGTGCTACTACAAG GTGATGATACCACTGAACAAAATAGCCCAAGTAAACCCAGTTGTCATGAAAGAAAATCCACCAGAAAAGTACATTCAGATGGTCACCGTTGATGGTCATGACTTCTGGTTCATGGGCTTCGTTAATTTCGAGAAAGCATGTCATAATCTCTTAGATGCTGTGTCGAGCTTCAGGGCAACTGCAACTGCGGTTTAA
- the LOC110620282 gene encoding protein trichome birefringence-like 32 isoform X1 yields MSYHRLDNPPPPPGHPPSYPPPGYPPPPRAGYQDYFDEGYPPPPPPPPPPPPVTSMEYRQEDAGCRSFLKGWYVIFILFSIKRFLNRAAYQEIVYIRCINKNDHDLVNSYTITSLFLIEC; encoded by the exons ATGAGCTACCATCGTCTTGACAACCCTCCACCTCCACCAG GGCATCCACCTTCATATCCTCCACCAGGCTATCCACCACCTCCGCGAGCTGGTTATCAAGATTACTTCGATGAGGGCTACCCTCCACCACCgcctccacctccacctccacctcctgTAACTTCTATGGAGTACCGCCAAGAGGACGCTGGTTGCCGTTCATTTCTGAAGGGATGGTATGtgatctttattttattttcgatTAAACGCTTTCTGAACAGGGCTGCTTATCAAGAAATTGTGTATATTCGTTGCATCAACAAAAATGATCACGACTTGGTTAATTCCTACACAATCActtctctctttctcattgaatgTTAA
- the LOC110620282 gene encoding cysteine-rich and transmembrane domain-containing protein WIH2 isoform X2, whose protein sequence is MSYHRLDNPPPPPGHPPSYPPPGYPPPPRAGYQDYFDEGYPPPPPPPPPPPPVTSMEYRQEDAGCRSFLKGCLAALCCCCMLEECCP, encoded by the exons ATGAGCTACCATCGTCTTGACAACCCTCCACCTCCACCAG GGCATCCACCTTCATATCCTCCACCAGGCTATCCACCACCTCCGCGAGCTGGTTATCAAGATTACTTCGATGAGGGCTACCCTCCACCACCgcctccacctccacctccacctcctgTAACTTCTATGGAGTACCGCCAAGAGGACGCTGGTTGCCGTTCATTTCTGAAGGGATG TTTGGCTGCACTTTGTTGCTGCTGTATGTTGGAAGAGTGCTGCCCCTAG